A stretch of DNA from Oncorhynchus nerka isolate Pitt River linkage group LG22, Oner_Uvic_2.0, whole genome shotgun sequence:
aaccgaggacagacgatttttatgagctacatgcttcagcactcggcagtgtggcctgagccgttgttgctcttagacgtttccacttcacaaacaacacttacagttgaccgaggcagctttagaagggcagaaatttgacgaactgacttgttggaaaggtggcatacatgacggtgccacgttgaaagtcacggaGCTCCTCAATACGGGCCGTTCtacagccaatgtttgtctatggagatcgcatggctgtgtgctgaaatagccaaatccactcatttgaatgggtgtccacatactttaggccatgtagtgtatgtgtggtGACCGTATTGACATTGACACAAGCTAagtctatagtctatacagtGTAGAATTTAGGCTTATGCTTAACCCAGTATTCATATGAATGGATTGAATAGGGACAGTTAATTGCTGAATTACCCAATCATGTGTACAGTGGATCTCTCCGTACAGTAAATGTTAAATAATTGAGATCCATTCCAACACAACCAACATAGCAATTGTAGGGCTACTCACTCTCTTACCCATGTGTAGCACAAGTCCCAGTGAATTCTATCACGTGGGCTGCTATAAAGTTATCACCtcaagggcggcaggtagcctagcctagtggttagagcgttgggccagtaaccgaaaggttgctagatcgaatccctgagctgacaaggtaaaaatctgtccctgaacaaggcagggaccccactgttcctaggccatcattgtaaataagaatttgttcttaactgacttgcctagttaaataaaataaatacaaataaaaaagggTCTGTGACATCACCATGCGATAGGTGGCGGTGTTACTTTGTGGAATGGCGACGATTAGCAGAGCAGTGGCAGATTCCTCCAGTGATACTATGTCTTATGTGATCAGGGTGACAACCCGTGAGTCTCTCGCACACATGCGGAATGCGGTATACGCCGCCAGACGCTGTCATATGTTCAGTATGCCGACTATTCTCATCCCAGCTCTATGTGCTTACAccgtagtgttactgtagtaatACCCTTCAGACAACGTTACAccgtagtgttactgtagtaatACCCTTCAGACAACGTTACAccgtagtgttactgtagtaatACCCTTCAGACAACGTTACAccgtagtgttactgtagtaatACCCTTCAGACAACGTTACAccgtagtgttactgtagtaatACCCTTCAGACAACGTTACAccgtagtgttactgtagtaatACCCTTCAGACAACGTTACAccgtagtgttactgtagtaatACCCTTCAGACAACGTTACACCACTCCAGTGAACATCCAACATGTCAGTGTACACTACTGTCATCAAAGGCCATATAGTTCACGCACtgtgtataattaagcaataaggcccgagggggtgtggtgtatatggccaatataccatgactaagggctgttcttatgcacagcgcaaagcggagtgcctggatacagcccttagacgtggtatattggcaaaataccacaaaccccagaggtcccttattgctattataaactggttaccaatgtaattagagcagtaaaaatgaatgttttgtcatgtaccacggctttcagccaatcaccattcagggctcgaactacCCAGTTTCTAATGTCCGTGTTTTCACAACAGAGTCAAATACTCCGCGGGGGTAAATAGTAATACCACCTCGTGTTTGGTCCCATGTTCTTGTATGTACCATAGTGTGACTGAGTGAAGAAAGATTTCTGCTCTAACCTgcgtctctcttttctctgcctCAAAAGAACTCCAAGAGTCCTCAAGGCCTGGTGGGACTGAGAAACCTCGGCAACACAGTGAGTAAACCATTACTTCAATCACAAACACAAGTCTGTTTTTACACTTTCTTTATGTCTGGTCTGGTTTGTAGTGGATCTGatgtcgtctctcctctctctctctgtcctggtgtAGTGTTTCATGAACTCAATCCTGCAGTGTCTGAGCAACACCCCTGACCTGAGGGACTACTGTCTGAGGAACACGCACCGCACCGACCTCAACAACAACTGCAGGACCAAGGCCGCTCTCATGGAGGGTAAGGCACACTACTGATCCAACATGGAGCACTTTACTTAAGCCTGAGTGTAAAGTGCATTGTTAGAATAACATTGGGACGTTACCAGCTGTCAAATTCTGAGAAGGTTGGAAGTGGGCCAGTGTGGACTATTTGgtaataaaacataataataatctgTTATTTCCCTTAGGACAACATTGTGTAAAGAAGCACTAACTATGATTATGCAGCATAATTATCATCCTAAGAATATTTCCAGAACCACCTGGGGACACTATAATACTGACCTCTAATGTGTAACATAACCTCTATGCTTAATACTTGGACAGATTGTGTCATAAATTCACTTGAAATTTATAGGAGCTATTctgcgcaagcacacacacacacacacacacacacggtttggAAATTATTAACATTTGATCAGTAGCTAACGTCTGTCTTCTACCTGATTGTTATTCTTCACATGGCTCCTCTCCCCTGCAAAGTGACCTCTGCTTCACAGTACAAGGGCTCTAAAAGTGGTCTCATTttctttcccctgtctctctctcgcttggtctccccgtctctctctctctcacacacagagttTGCCAAACTCACTCAGACCCTATGGACGTCAGTCAGCAGCGAGGCCATCAGTCCCTCAGACTTCAAGACCCAGATCCAGAGATACGCGCCCAAATTTGTGGGATACAAGTAGGTTAATTCAGAAAAGGGCTGTAGTCTgttctagtaattatatttctatggtcatACGTGTGCCGCGAGAGCGCAAGTTCATAAATTAGTGTTAGCTATTTAAAAACggcatctcgctctctctccctttcccagtAAGGCATTAATGTCTGTTAATATCTTTCATTTTCATTTCTTATTTTGTGGTTGAAAAAAAAGGAAGCTTttgaaatgtctctctctctctcctctagtcagCAGGACGCTCAGGAGTTCCTGCGTTTCCTATTGGACGGCCTCCACAACGAGGTCAACCGGGTCACAGTGCGGCCCAGGCTCCCGGCCGAGGACATTGACCACCTCTCGTAAGTTTCACCTCCTGTAGCACCAACCCAGGGACATGTTCAGTAGTTTTAACCATTTTGAAAAGGAAAAGGAAAATCAGCGTTTCTTAGTGGACAAGCCTGGTAGTCCCTTACCTTTTCAATccattttcttctgtttggtgcctaccCACTGGGCCCAGACAttaattcaacgtctattccaagtTGGTTCTACGGCATTtcatggaaacaatgttgattcaaacaGTATGTGCCCAGTAGATAATGAACCTGACCTGCTCTCCTCGGATTAGACATGCCTAGACATGCCTCATGACATTCAGGCAGTTAACTGCCTTTGTAATGAGTCATGTTTTATTGGTTAAAGATATTCTCTTGTACTTTTGAATagtttttagccagtagttctgaaagtagtgcacaagccaaaagtggtccctgaAAATTGTACACTACTTCACAAATGTGTGgatatgtgcaccacgtcattgctctctactgtgtgcatcttgctagctCTCACTCAAATGGCGAGAGGCTGTAACTAGACttgctagggggctggcccacgTGGGGGTAAATGGCATAGGACAGCCTCCAGAAAACAGTTGCTTTCAAACTAGGTACTTCGTGGCTGATTGAAGTAAGTCAGTAATTCTGTTAACATACTTACTAGTCAGCAAAGTaccagagcatgtctttaagtgcttttttttttaccaagacTGGGTGCCCCAGTTTAAACCAACCTGGTATCTGTATTAAAGAGGAGTGTGTCTGTTGGAGAGGACAGCTTGTTTGATTGTAAACTCACTTGGGATCTGTGTTAGAGGACCCaactagcacatttggttccttggaagttttGGGAATGTATGTGTTTGGTTTCCCATTGGTACAGTGGCTTCCTGACAGGggaatctttaaaaaaaaaattaagaaaaaaaaaaacatttaagtgAACATTTTACCTGTTCTGGGAACATCCATTTTTAGGTTTCAGGTTCTGATAATGTTTTACTATGAttccctgaaagttttcctggAAGGTTTTCTTAACGTTCTGAGAATGGAAATGATAGAAGGTAATTaaataacattctgagaacatgtgtcagacttttaataacactgctagcttcATTTGGGTTAACGGTTTTGAGCTCCAAGCACtgataggacacatggaaatgaATTTGCTTAGGCATTAACCTATGATTTTCTGTTCtttatccatggaattagtccactacgccaccaggatggagctagcatgccgTGTTTTTTTTTACAAGTACAATGCTGTTCATTGTAGTCCATTCAAACGGACCCTATTTCAAACGAAACACACAAAGTCATTAATATCACCTGAATACACTTAACAAGAAGAggattgttttttttgtgtgacaCAGAACAGAATGTATTTGTTTTTCAATAACATTATGaaaatgtaaatgaaatgtaGCCATGTTTGAACTTATGGGAAacattctgttaaagtaatgaaataacacaaaaataCTGGGTTTTCAAGTTCCCTTAATGTTCTGAGGATCTTCcaaaagccaagcaactatcctgcaccattcccagaaagttgtgggaaggttgtatgcaaaataaccataggacaaccgcACTCTAACctagctctaagaaacatatggttctcagaccGTTATGTGCTAGTATGTTCTAGAGGACAGGTTGTTTGACCgtaaactgacctgggatctgTATTAGAGAGGAATGTGTCTGTTCTACAGGACAGCTTGTTTAACGTAAACTGACCCAGGATATATGttagagtgagtgtgtgtctgttctaGAGGACAACTTGTTTGACTGTAAACTCACCTGGAATCTGTGTTTGTCTCCTCCACAGTGACAATGAGAAAGGGAAGAAAATGTGGAACaaatacctagagagagaggacagcaaaGTGGTCGGTGAGTGACTGAGAAAAAGTGTgtattacgtgtgtgtgtgtgtgtgtgtgtaatgtcctATGTGTATAATCGtgtatctgtttctctgtgtaGATCTGTTTGTTGGCCAGCTGAAGAGCTCTCTGACCTGCAGTGAGTGTGGTTACTGCTCCACAGTGTTCGATCCATTCTGGGACTTGTCACTACCCATCGCTAAGGTCAGTGTACACACTCAGACATGCAAGCAGGCATGGGCACAGAcgcgtacatacacacacacacacaaagaaacagTGAAAGCTGTGTCTGACTGAGGGTGTTTGTGTCTGCAGAAAGGTTCAGGGGAGGTGAGTCTGACAGACTGCATGCGATTCTTCACCAAAGAAGATGTACTGGATGGAGATGAAAAACCGGTAAGGGACTACTGTGcttggtgtgggtgggtgggtgtgtgtgtgtgagtgagtgtgtgtgtgtgagtgagtcagACTGTGAGTTTCTACATGTAATGACcaaaccctctcttcctctcctctagacatgcTGCAGGTGTAAAGCCAGAAGGAAATGCACGAAGAAGTTCACCATCCAGAAGTTCCCCCAGATCCTTGTGCTTCGTATCCTTTCTACTACATCATATTGGCCTCTCCAACATTGGTTCCCCCAACAATTTAAATTACTCTCAATCTTGTAGTAGTACAACTTCATAGAATGTAAAAGAGTTAGTAATAACACAGTATAACCAGAGCTAGAATTAATTGTTTCTAATTAACTAATTCTAGGAACTTTGCAGGCAAAATCATTGTAATGTTATGTTTCAAACAGTGTAATGAATGTCTATGGTTCTGGGGTTAACCCAGTAGCCGGCTGAGCTACGGAAGCCAGGTATAGCTCAACGCTACTTCAATATCTATATATGCTGCTATGCTATCAATAGCTGTCTATTCTACCATGCTATCAATAGCTACTGTATCTATGCTACTGTGCTCGAGCTGTACATGTGCTTGTCCTTGACGGAGCCTGTCTCCCAGACCTCAAGCGCTTCTCAGAGAACCGCATCCGAACCAGTAAACTCTCTACCTATGTCAACTTCCCCCTCAAAGAGCTGGACATGAGGGAATTTGCCTCCGAGAACAGCAGTAAGTAGTACCCACACACACGCAACAAGATCTGTAAATAGGCTAGCACTCTGTCTCCAGCTACTTTAATATTATTAGAATTGCTTTTAGTGCCATTTCCTGATTATTGAGTGGACTAATATAAGCACTGGCTCGACTGACTAGATCAACTGGCTTCATTGAACTCAgggcacacacagtacacacatccacacacacacagttcaactGACTTGCTTTATAGTCTATAGATTTGCCATCCTCTTTGTAAATCAGGCTTAAAACAGGCATTGTCTTTCAATAATGATAGGGTGTCTGTTGAAACTGAATGAAGGCCCCTGATGTCAATgacataacgtgtgtgtgtgtgtgtgtgtgtgtatgtgtgtgtgtgtgtagtgaatgCAGTGTATAATCTCTATGCGGTGTCCAACCACTCTGGGAACACACTGGGTGGCCACTACACAGCCTACTGCAGGAACCCAGCCCTGGGGGAGTGGTACAGCTACAATGACTCCAGGTATGTAATGACGCCATGATGCACCCTCCATCCTATATAACCACCTAACATTATCGTACTATCACTAAGGTGTACATTTTACTACTCGGAGTCAATGGCTCTGTTTTTAATGGCTCTGTTttgtgtctgtatctatctatatTTCTTTATCTCTGTGTCTATAACGATGCTCTAACACACACTTGTTCTCTGTGTCCTCCCTACAGGGTGAGCCCCATGTCATCCAGCCAGGTCCGCAGCAGTGATGCCTACGTGCTCTTCTACGAGCTGGCCTCCTCCTCTCATTCACGCCTGTGAAGCTACATGTCATGGACATATAGGCTACGTAAAGCCTGGCACCCTGGTCATACGGCTAATATATGGACTACATAGATCTACACAGCGCCTGGATCCTATGCAACGAGCCTAAAAAGCCTGTGCCTGGTCTGATAGTTGACTTTTGAGCCTTGctctgtatatatgtatacagtaGCCCTTGGCACCATGGATTCAGCTACAACACATAGGCTGCACTGCCAGGATACAGATATTGAGTTGAGGTTCAACCATAGCGGTTCTCCCGGGGACGTTGGGAAgagtgggtgtgtgcgtgcgcagTCGCCATGCCGACggtgaaaatatttttttatatattttttaatgcacAACAACGAGGTCTCTAAGACCCTAAGCCGGAGTTTCGTCATTCACTTCAAGGTCACCACTGAGACATGAAAGACTATCACTTGACCTTCCGTTCTGTAAATGATTCTATTTAAACAAACGTCACCATATTTGTGACTTTAGAGATGGATGACTGTCTAGCACCATCTGGGGTAGAACGAGGTCAATGTTTGTATGTACAGTTGTAAAAGGCTTAAACATAACTAGGAATGACTTCAAACAGTATTTGACCTGGGTTCCTATACTATTTGAAactctttcaaatactttgaggtATTGCTTAAGCCTGCCTGGGGTGCCAGGCTTGCAGGGTTTGCAGAGCACGTTTGTGACTTCATTTGTTCCATTGCAACAGGAGAGCTTAATAAAGCACAGCTAAAGTATTTGTAATGattttaaatagtatttgaacccagggtcATATTTATTAGTGTAAAtaataaatatgttttttttgctACAAAAACTAGAGTTTGTTATTAGACAAATTCGGCTAATCCCTAACCCATTTGGTCTGTATTCGTCCGTTTGGTGTCTACGACCCTGATCTGTTCAAAACAAGGACTCAAAATGGTGTAATTGTCTATCTAATATTCAAACACACCTGTACAGTAAATGGCTTTGATTAAAATAGTAATCTTCTCCACCTGTGCCAACTATGAACTCCTAAAGGGACAGTTCTCCTAAAGGGAACACTTTGTTCAACTAGTCTCTGCTAACAAATGCTAGCATTTTTAAACAGAAACCAATGTAGATTAATCTTCTCCATTAAGCATGTTTTACATTTCATGTCCAAATGATCTATATAAATGGATTTTGTTGCCCAGTTAACCATGACTTTAAACAATTCAGAGTATTAAGGGCCCATTCCTTAATGCAGAAAACAACACAACGGCAGCCCGTCACTTGGTTTGCTAGAGCTAAGCTAAGAGATGGGGTTGGTGGGGGGGTTACCGCTTTCCATTATGGAGATGTGGATGTCTAATCAGATTGCATTTTTCAGCAAAATGAATGGCAATAATTAATTTGGATGTCTTGTGCACCTGCCCCCCTAAATGTCTAAATGCCCAAGGCCTGTATTGATAAAATGTCTCACAGTAGGTTTGCTGATCAAGGACTAGGTCCCACCTGTCCATACAATCTTATTCATTGTGATATTATAAAGCaaaaaactgatcctagaccagaactcctactctgagactatTTGTGAATACGGGCCATGAGGTCAGTCCTGATCCGCTGGGGGGTGAACTCCCCACTAACATACTCCCATGGGAGATTGTGTGTGAGTCCAAGTCTAAATCTTCTCAGTAGCAGTAGCTTGGCCCAAACACAGTGGATAGTTGTAGTTTTGCGTGGGGCTAATGCCTGCTGCCTTTCTTCGTGCTCTCTTTCTAccgctctctctactctctgtctctccctctgaactctgtctctctttctcttctctctccctcagcctgccTCTACATCTAGGTCAGTCACCCCATTTCTCTCCTCAGTGACCTCTGGCTGGAGACTAATCCTTATGTCACTGATCTTGTTAATGtgggtattaaagagagagagaaaaaaaaaaagtatttagtcagccaccaattgtgcaagttctcccacttaaaaagatgagaggcctataatttatcatagatacacttcaactatgacagacaaaatgagaagaaagaaaatccagaaaatcacattgtaggatttttaactCCCAGCCAACATAACTATACAAAATGCAGTAATGTGCACGAACATCGTCCCCAGTGATAAAACGCAGTGCTGAATGATAGACTGAATCTAAAGGTTTTAAAGGGGAGGCTGCCGCATGCATGTAGATTATATCACCATAATCAAGTACTGGGAGAAGCATGGCTTGAACAGATCTTCCTTCTACTTTCCAAAGTGAGGCAGGATTTATTTATCTCGGTGCTCCCTCTCTGGTGCTCCCTCTCTGGTGCTCCCTCTCCGGTGCTCCCTCTCCGGTGCTCCCTCTCCCTTGTCCCAACCTCTGTCTCTTCTGCTTCCACTCATTTTCCTTTTCTCAAGGCTGGTGAGTGCAGCTTAGATGCTTTAGTTGAACAGGGTGCTGTGTTGGATTAATACCCCAGAGTCTAAATCGAATTAGCATAGGACAAAAATCGCCATCGTGTTTAGAAAGCAGCTGTTCATTCATTTTTTTATGGGCTGCTCGCTTAGCGGCAGAGTGGACGAgaaagaggcaaagagagagggatgttgtTCCTTTCTCGCTTCCTCAATCTGGGCATTAGATGCCATGTGACATATAG
This window harbors:
- the LOC115105332 gene encoding ubiquitin carboxyl-terminal hydrolase 2-like isoform X2; the encoded protein is MPSMRHSYTVTVPEEPPVTAFPFLKTDLRRKSPPMSRSMLVSTFVGLLINQAKNSKSPQGLVGLRNLGNTCFMNSILQCLSNTPDLRDYCLRNTHRTDLNNNCRTKAALMEEFAKLTQTLWTSVSSEAISPSDFKTQIQRYAPKFVGYNQQDAQEFLRFLLDGLHNEVNRVTVRPRLPAEDIDHLSDNEKGKKMWNKYLEREDSKVVDLFVGQLKSSLTCSECGYCSTVFDPFWDLSLPIAKKGSGEVSLTDCMRFFTKEDVLDGDEKPTCCRCKARRKCTKKFTIQKFPQILVLHLKRFSENRIRTSKLSTYVNFPLKELDMREFASENSMNAVYNLYAVSNHSGNTLGGHYTAYCRNPALGEWYSYNDSRVSPMSSSQVRSSDAYVLFYELASSSHSRL
- the LOC115105332 gene encoding ubiquitin carboxyl-terminal hydrolase 2-like isoform X1, with the translated sequence MSRVSSTPRYSPSSNPLGYYSTYEPTMSYPRRGSELLHLPFPSSMCAISTSRNLGLTSPSHNHRGPERGRAQLPLPRIEVPQASRRSESFSRALCATNKWRPVGERINTNGGSRGLSPTRPAYLMVSTSPLSRRHRLVSQSILTQDLASMGLSDQQPCPAIRGRSPARADYYSFPYWVSENSKSPQGLVGLRNLGNTCFMNSILQCLSNTPDLRDYCLRNTHRTDLNNNCRTKAALMEEFAKLTQTLWTSVSSEAISPSDFKTQIQRYAPKFVGYNQQDAQEFLRFLLDGLHNEVNRVTVRPRLPAEDIDHLSDNEKGKKMWNKYLEREDSKVVDLFVGQLKSSLTCSECGYCSTVFDPFWDLSLPIAKKGSGEVSLTDCMRFFTKEDVLDGDEKPTCCRCKARRKCTKKFTIQKFPQILVLHLKRFSENRIRTSKLSTYVNFPLKELDMREFASENSMNAVYNLYAVSNHSGNTLGGHYTAYCRNPALGEWYSYNDSRVSPMSSSQVRSSDAYVLFYELASSSHSRL